Proteins co-encoded in one Burkholderia ambifaria AMMD genomic window:
- a CDS encoding LacI family DNA-binding transcriptional regulator, whose product MATIKDVAAMAGVSFTTVSHVVNNSRPVSADVRAKVEGAIRELNYVPSAVARSLKARSTATIGLVVPNSTNPYFAELARGIEDQCAANGYCVFFCNSDDDPVKQRNYLRVLQEKRIDGLIVASAGEDAVLAQTLAHAHAPLVVVDRNIEGLAADLVQIDHERGAYLATRHLLELGHAKIGCITGPTDTAVSAMRVHGFIRAMAERGIDIVPGAIAESDFSCLGGYHAASRLFESVHPSAIFAGNDLMGVGALRAAAERGLRVPDDCSIIGFDDIEFSRYTYPALSTVGQSVRALGEMAAQTLIERIGGGSTAAPSRRRVVSPRLVLRESTAIYREPAAPGARA is encoded by the coding sequence ATGGCGACGATCAAGGATGTGGCGGCCATGGCGGGCGTGTCGTTTACGACCGTGTCGCACGTGGTGAACAATTCGCGGCCGGTGTCCGCGGACGTGCGTGCGAAGGTCGAGGGCGCGATCCGTGAGCTGAATTACGTGCCGTCGGCCGTGGCGCGCTCGCTCAAGGCGCGTTCGACGGCGACCATCGGACTCGTCGTGCCGAACAGTACGAATCCGTACTTCGCGGAGCTTGCGCGCGGCATCGAGGATCAGTGCGCGGCCAACGGCTATTGCGTGTTCTTCTGCAACTCGGACGACGATCCCGTGAAGCAGCGCAACTACTTGCGCGTGCTGCAGGAAAAGCGCATCGACGGGCTGATCGTCGCATCGGCCGGCGAGGACGCGGTGCTCGCGCAGACGCTCGCGCACGCGCATGCGCCGCTCGTCGTCGTCGACCGCAACATCGAGGGGCTCGCGGCCGACCTCGTGCAGATCGATCACGAACGCGGCGCGTATCTGGCGACGCGCCACCTGCTCGAACTCGGGCACGCGAAGATCGGCTGCATCACCGGGCCGACCGACACGGCCGTCAGCGCGATGCGCGTGCACGGCTTCATCCGCGCGATGGCCGAGCGCGGGATCGACATCGTGCCGGGCGCGATCGCGGAAAGCGATTTCTCGTGCCTCGGCGGCTATCACGCGGCGTCGCGGCTGTTCGAGTCGGTGCATCCGAGCGCGATTTTCGCGGGCAACGACCTGATGGGCGTCGGTGCGCTGCGCGCGGCGGCCGAGCGCGGATTGCGCGTGCCGGACGACTGCTCGATCATCGGCTTCGACGACATCGAATTCTCCCGCTACACGTATCCGGCACTGTCGACGGTCGGCCAGTCGGTGCGCGCGCTCGGCGAAATGGCCGCGCAGACGCTGATCGAGCGGATCGGCGGCGGCTCGACCGCTGCGCCGAGCCGTCGCCGCGTCGTGTCGCCGCGCCTCGTGCTGCGCGAATCCACGGCGATCTACCGCGAGCCGGCCGCGCCCGGCGCTCGCGCATGA
- the rbsK gene encoding ribokinase, whose protein sequence is MTARTTGAGRVTVVGSLNMDLVVRAPRLPLPGETLAGHAYAQAAGGKGGNQAVAAARLGAQVTMIGCVGADAHGAALRAGLEAEGIDCARLATSAAASTGVALIVVDDASQNTIVIVAGGNGEVTPETVARHEAALAATDVLICQLETPPDAVFAALSAGRRLGRTVVLNPAPAVAPLPDGWLPLVDYLIPNEVEAAALTGLPVRDPADAEAAARMLQAGGARNVLITLGARGVLALSADGAARHYPAPVVQAIDTTAAGDTFIGGFAARLAAGEDVDTAIRFAQRAAALSVTRAGAQPSIPTLAELA, encoded by the coding sequence ATGACGGCGCGCACGACGGGCGCCGGCCGCGTGACGGTGGTCGGCAGCCTCAACATGGATCTCGTCGTGCGGGCGCCGCGGCTGCCGCTGCCGGGCGAAACGCTCGCCGGCCATGCCTACGCGCAGGCGGCGGGCGGCAAGGGCGGCAACCAGGCCGTCGCGGCCGCGCGCCTCGGCGCGCAGGTCACGATGATCGGCTGCGTCGGCGCGGACGCGCACGGCGCAGCGCTGCGGGCCGGCCTCGAGGCCGAAGGCATCGATTGCGCGCGGCTCGCGACGAGCGCGGCGGCGTCGACCGGTGTCGCGCTGATCGTCGTCGACGACGCGAGCCAGAACACGATCGTGATCGTCGCCGGCGGCAATGGCGAAGTCACGCCGGAGACGGTGGCGCGGCACGAGGCCGCGCTGGCCGCGACCGACGTGCTGATCTGCCAGCTCGAGACGCCGCCGGACGCCGTGTTCGCGGCGCTGTCGGCTGGCCGGCGGCTCGGCCGCACGGTGGTGCTCAATCCGGCGCCCGCGGTCGCGCCGCTGCCGGACGGCTGGCTGCCGCTGGTCGATTACCTGATCCCGAACGAAGTGGAGGCGGCCGCGCTCACCGGGCTGCCGGTGCGCGACCCGGCCGACGCAGAAGCCGCGGCGCGGATGCTGCAGGCGGGCGGCGCGCGCAACGTGCTGATCACGCTCGGCGCGCGCGGCGTGCTCGCGCTGTCGGCCGACGGCGCGGCGCGCCACTATCCGGCGCCCGTCGTGCAGGCGATCGACACGACCGCGGCCGGCGATACCTTCATCGGCGGTTTCGCCGCGCGGCTCGCCGCGGGGGAAGACGTCGATACCGCGATCCGCTTCGCGCAACGCGCGGCGGCGCTGTCGGTCACGCGCGCGGGCGCGCAGCCGTCGATTCCCACCCTCGCCGAACTGGCCTGA
- a CDS encoding methyl-accepting chemotaxis protein, which yields MVIGNLTIRARIGLTMAFLAVLLGLVGVLGVYGMTRSNDATREIFTNQMPSAVNVAVAEMYAARERLALDRAALLAGSPDSAAAVERSRAMRTQSDAWWQKYLALPRGPEEDRLAQDVAAKRLALQRSCDAFGGAIATGDHDRIGEGAKQLQMLYNELSISGEALRNFQFSSAQADFDRAESVYDTLRVLSIVVLVAGLVAAALSWLTLSRAIGRPLADALAHFDAMAAGDLRRSIVVHRRDEMGQLLDGLARMQRGFVDTVRTVRGGSESIATAARQIAAGNIDLSSRTEEQASALQETASSMEQLTGTVKQNADNARQASSLAANASEIANKGNTVVGQVVGTMGEINDSSAKIADIIAIIEGIAFQTNILALNAAVEAARAGEEGRGFAVVAGEVRSLAQRSSSAAKEIKALIDASVDRIRTGSTLVDEAGRTMSDVIAAVQRVTDIMGEIAAASEEQSGGIDQVARAVAQMDEVTQQNAALVEEAAAAAQSLDEQAARLRDTAAVFRIDDDAAQPAAAPAARQAPRAVPAPAAVPVSSAAPAAARDDRDATPKRAAPVRKPAGAPAAPAPAAATAGGDDWETF from the coding sequence ATGGTGATCGGAAACCTGACGATACGTGCGCGCATCGGTCTGACGATGGCGTTTCTCGCGGTGCTGCTGGGATTGGTCGGCGTGCTGGGCGTGTACGGGATGACGCGCTCGAACGACGCGACACGCGAAATCTTCACGAACCAGATGCCGAGCGCGGTCAACGTGGCCGTGGCGGAAATGTACGCGGCGCGTGAGCGCCTGGCGCTCGATCGCGCCGCGCTGCTGGCCGGCTCGCCTGACTCCGCTGCCGCGGTGGAGCGCAGCCGCGCGATGCGCACGCAGTCCGACGCGTGGTGGCAGAAGTACCTCGCGCTGCCGCGCGGCCCGGAGGAAGACCGCCTCGCACAGGATGTCGCCGCGAAGCGGCTGGCGTTGCAGCGCAGCTGCGACGCGTTCGGAGGCGCGATCGCGACGGGCGACCACGACCGGATCGGCGAGGGCGCCAAGCAGCTCCAGATGCTGTACAACGAGCTTTCGATCTCGGGCGAAGCGCTGCGCAATTTCCAGTTCAGCTCCGCGCAGGCGGACTTCGACCGCGCGGAATCGGTCTACGACACGCTGCGCGTGCTGTCGATCGTCGTGCTGGTGGCCGGCCTGGTCGCCGCGGCGCTGTCGTGGCTGACGCTCAGCCGTGCGATCGGCCGCCCGCTCGCGGACGCGCTCGCGCATTTCGACGCGATGGCCGCGGGTGACCTGCGCCGCTCGATCGTCGTGCATCGGCGCGACGAAATGGGCCAGCTGCTCGACGGCCTCGCGCGGATGCAGCGCGGCTTCGTCGATACGGTGCGCACGGTGCGTGGCGGCAGCGAGTCGATCGCGACCGCGGCGCGGCAGATCGCCGCCGGCAACATCGACCTGTCCTCGCGCACGGAAGAACAGGCGTCGGCGCTGCAGGAAACCGCGTCGAGCATGGAGCAGCTGACCGGCACGGTGAAACAGAACGCGGACAATGCGCGGCAGGCAAGCTCGCTGGCCGCGAACGCGTCGGAGATTGCAAACAAGGGCAATACGGTGGTCGGCCAGGTGGTCGGCACGATGGGCGAGATCAACGACAGCTCCGCGAAGATCGCGGACATCATCGCGATCATCGAGGGAATCGCGTTCCAGACCAACATCCTGGCGCTGAACGCGGCCGTCGAAGCTGCGCGTGCGGGCGAGGAAGGGCGCGGCTTCGCGGTCGTCGCGGGCGAGGTGCGCAGCCTCGCGCAGCGTTCGTCGAGCGCGGCCAAGGAGATCAAGGCGCTGATCGACGCGTCGGTGGACCGCATCCGCACGGGCTCGACGCTGGTCGACGAGGCCGGTCGCACGATGAGCGACGTGATCGCGGCCGTGCAGCGCGTGACGGACATCATGGGCGAAATCGCGGCCGCATCGGAGGAGCAGAGCGGCGGCATCGACCAGGTCGCGCGCGCGGTCGCGCAGATGGATGAAGTCACGCAGCAGAACGCCGCGCTCGTCGAGGAAGCGGCGGCCGCCGCGCAGTCGCTCGACGAACAGGCCGCGCGCCTGCGCGACACGGCGGCGGTCTTCCGGATCGACGACGATGCGGCGCAGCCGGCAGCCGCTCCCGCTGCACGTCAGGCGCCGCGCGCGGTGCCCGCGCCGGCTGCCGTGCCGGTGAGCTCGGCCGCACCGGCCGCGGCGCGCGACGATCGCGACGCAACGCCCAAGCGTGCGGCGCCGGTGCGCAAGCCGGCGGGCGCGCCCGCAGCGCCTGCGCCGGCCGCCGCGACTGCCGGCGGGGACGACTGGGAAACGTTCTGA
- a CDS encoding PrkA family serine protein kinase — MDIYSSFANRFEKTREEELSLEEYLALCKNDPSAYATAGERMLAAIGEPEQVDTRNEPRLSRIFANKVIKVYPAFREFYGMEEVIEQVVAYFRHAAQGLEEKKQILYLLGPVGGGKSSIAERLKQLMERVPFYALKGSPVNESPLGLFDYDEDGPILEEQYGIPRRYLKSILSPWAVKRLHEYNGDIRQFRVVRRYPSILRQVGIAKTEPGDENNQDISSLVGKVDIRKLEQYAQDDADAYSYSGGLCLANQGLLEFVEMFKAPIKVLHPLLTATQEGNFKGTEGFGAIPFDGVILAHSNESEWKAFRNNRNNEALLDRIFVVKVPYCLRVSEETKIYEKLIRNSSLAEAVCAPGTLKMMSQFSVLSRLHEPENSSLFSKMQVYDGENLKDTDPKAKSYQEYRDYAGVDEGMTGVSTRFAFKILSRVFNFDSSEVAANPVHLMYVLEQQIEREQFPPETEQKYLSFVKDVLASRYADFIGKEIQTAYLESYSEYGQNIFDRYVTYADFWIQDQEFRDHDTGESFDRAALNAELEKIEKPAGISNPKDYRNEIVNFVLRARAANAGKNPVWTSYEKLRVVIEKKMFSNTEELLPVISFNAKGSAEEQRKHEDFVNRMVAKGYTPKQVRLLCDWYLRVRKSS, encoded by the coding sequence ATGGATATTTACAGCAGCTTCGCGAACCGCTTCGAAAAAACGCGAGAGGAAGAGCTCTCGCTGGAGGAGTACCTCGCGCTCTGCAAGAACGATCCGTCAGCGTATGCCACGGCAGGCGAACGCATGCTGGCTGCAATCGGGGAACCCGAACAAGTCGACACCCGCAACGAACCGCGCCTGTCGCGGATCTTCGCGAACAAGGTGATCAAGGTCTATCCCGCATTCCGTGAGTTCTACGGAATGGAGGAAGTGATCGAGCAGGTGGTCGCGTATTTCCGCCACGCTGCGCAAGGGCTCGAAGAGAAGAAGCAGATTCTCTACCTGCTTGGCCCGGTGGGCGGCGGCAAGTCGTCGATCGCCGAGCGTCTGAAGCAACTGATGGAGCGCGTGCCGTTCTATGCGCTGAAGGGCTCGCCCGTCAACGAATCGCCGCTCGGGCTGTTCGACTACGACGAAGACGGCCCGATCCTCGAGGAGCAATACGGCATTCCTCGCCGCTACCTGAAGAGCATCCTGAGTCCGTGGGCGGTCAAGCGCCTGCACGAATACAACGGCGACATCCGCCAGTTCCGCGTCGTGCGCCGTTACCCGTCGATCCTGCGTCAGGTCGGCATTGCAAAAACGGAGCCGGGCGACGAGAACAACCAGGATATTTCGTCGCTCGTCGGCAAGGTCGACATCCGCAAGCTCGAGCAGTACGCGCAGGACGATGCCGATGCGTACAGCTATTCGGGCGGCCTGTGCCTCGCGAACCAGGGGCTGCTCGAGTTCGTCGAAATGTTCAAGGCGCCGATCAAGGTGCTGCACCCGTTGCTCACCGCGACGCAGGAAGGCAACTTCAAGGGCACCGAAGGATTCGGCGCGATTCCGTTCGACGGGGTGATCCTCGCGCACTCGAACGAGTCGGAGTGGAAGGCGTTCCGCAACAACCGCAACAACGAGGCACTGCTCGACCGGATCTTCGTCGTGAAGGTGCCGTACTGCCTGCGCGTGTCGGAAGAGACGAAGATCTACGAGAAGCTGATCCGCAATTCGTCGCTGGCCGAAGCCGTGTGCGCGCCGGGCACGCTGAAGATGATGTCGCAGTTCTCGGTGCTGTCGCGCCTGCACGAGCCGGAGAACTCGAGCCTGTTCTCGAAGATGCAGGTCTATGACGGCGAAAACCTGAAGGACACCGATCCGAAGGCGAAGTCGTATCAGGAGTATCGCGACTATGCGGGTGTGGACGAAGGGATGACGGGCGTATCGACACGCTTCGCATTCAAGATCCTGTCGCGCGTGTTCAACTTCGATTCGAGCGAGGTCGCGGCGAACCCCGTGCACCTGATGTACGTGCTCGAACAGCAGATCGAACGCGAGCAGTTCCCGCCGGAAACCGAGCAGAAGTACCTGTCCTTCGTGAAGGACGTGCTCGCGTCGCGCTACGCGGACTTCATCGGCAAGGAGATCCAGACGGCCTACCTCGAATCGTATTCGGAGTACGGGCAGAACATTTTCGACCGCTACGTCACCTATGCCGACTTCTGGATCCAGGATCAGGAATTCCGCGATCACGACACGGGCGAGAGCTTCGACCGCGCCGCGCTGAACGCGGAACTGGAGAAGATCGAGAAGCCGGCCGGGATCAGCAATCCGAAGGATTACCGCAACGAGATCGTGAACTTCGTGCTGCGCGCGCGGGCGGCGAACGCCGGGAAGAACCCCGTGTGGACGAGCTACGAGAAGTTGCGCGTCGTGATCGAGAAGAAGATGTTCTCGAATACCGAGGAACTGTTGCCGGTCATTTCGTTCAACGCGAAGGGCTCGGCAGAGGAGCAACGCAAGCATGAGGACTTTGTGAATCGGATGGTCGCGAAGGGCTATACGCCGAAGCAGGTGAGGCTGCTTTGCGACTGGTATCTGCGCGTGCGCAAGTCGTCATGA